gccaagcactgtgtaaGTACATGTGACCTAGAGTGTGTTCCTGTCCCTCAAGGATCTTACTAAAATCCTTAGTTgagaaaaattgattaaaaacttAGGaggcaattatttaaaaaatgtcacgCTAAACTGTGAAGTGCTGACATCCAATTCAGGATGGTCCCAGAAATCTAGATTATTGGAAACTAGTTTGGGGGCACTCAATGAATCCTTAACTAGTAAGTAGGACTTAGAAGTGCAGGGCAGGCCAGTCTAGGAGAATTGTGTGAGGAGACAGTGGAGGATGTCATTTATTTAGTTACTCCATCAGACCAATGAACAACCTTTCCtaaccccattttcctcccacccacTTGGTGGAAGTTGGGTGAGTCTTGTTTTCAAAAGTGATGCCTCTACCTGTGGTCCTCATTTCTACATTCCCAGTTTCTCTCGAGCTCTGTGAGGTCATGATACTCCTGGGAGTAGTACAGTTGTTTGGTTTACTAAAGGTGTTAAAGATGCATTTCCAAACATTTGtagcattctttttttctcttagatcTTTTTCCATCTCAGCCTAGTGTTTATTGGTCAAAGTCATTGTACTTAAAAGTTTCACCTCCATAACTTGTTCAACAAGGGCGAACTGAACCTACACTTCAAAATTAGCAGCTTTACAAACCAGAAGACAGCAAAGTAATTACCATAACTTAGGCCTTCTTGACTTACCTATTTCTGATAATGGATGACTTATGAAATGGAAAGTATCTATGGAGATATGTTATCTACTGACATGTTATGGTAAATTATTTAAGTTGTGTCTGGAATACTTTTGATGAATCTAAATTAGGATATAGATTAATCCTATGTAGATGAACCTAAATATGATATATTAGCAGAAGGTGGAAATATGATGACCTTagttttatctgtttcttttaaaagaaaattcttttctctttcccatccaGCAGGAAAACATTAAGTGGATAACCATTATTTAGAGATttaaattctttcattcaacaaatagtccTTGAGTGCTGCTTTTGTGCTTAAGTGctggaaatgtgaaaataaacaaacttccATCtcagcccttgtgggtctcttcAGATAGCAGGAAAAGAGACAGGCAAACCGGAAGCCGGTACTGGGAAGTGGCTAAAAGCATGGGCTCTGGAGTTGGACTCCGGAAATGGATCCCAGCTCCTTAACAGGCTTGCTCTGGGACCTTGGGTACATTACTAAGCTTTTCTATGCCTTGGTTCCCTTATTTGTAGAATAATAATACTCTGTTTTGCtcaaagatactttattttttcgcACTTGGAGATTTCTAAAAAAAGGATGTGTCTTCTAATACATGGTGTGCTGCAGCTAAATTGGCAGTTCAGCTGGAACATAAAGTAATGGTCCCTCTTGAAATTAATTATATCTTTGATGaaatgaggattaagtgaggttTAATGACTGTAAAATGCACTGAATAGTTACAGCAACACATTAatatcaataaatgttaactattattactGTAATTGATGGTGAGTTCTTTGACAactgtatatttaattttatgagaaGAGCTATTACCACAGCTGAAGGTTTCtcagagaaggtgacatttgagtccattctttttttttaaagattttatttatttatttttagagagagggagaaagagagggagagaaacaccaatgggcggttgcctctcgcatggctcctactggggacccggcccacaacccaggtgtgtgccctgactgggaattgaaccagcgactctttggtttgcaggccggcacccaatccactgagccacaccagccaggtcaagagcccattcttaaagaaaaagaatgtagcTCAGGAAAGGGGTCTGGGTGCTGGGCAGATGGCTCAATGTAGGTAAAATTACCAAGGCAGAGTTTCTCATGTCGCCTTGCATAGCAGCAGGTTGTTCACTTTAACTGGATCAGAAGGTGCACGGACCAACATGGCAGGAGGCCAGGCGAGAGATGAGTACAAGGGCCAGCAGATAGGACTTCTTATCTGTGAGGCCACAGCTTCACTTTATTTGAAGGGGAATAGGGAGCCattgaaaaattaaagcagaagACTGTCAATCAAGTTTGCATCTTGTAAagttttttccacatttttaaattctgtacCAATACATCCAATATAAAGGATGTATTGGGGGTCAAAATGGAGAAAGGGAGGCTGGTAAGGAGTCCTGAAGTTACCCACATGAGAATCAGTTCAAGCCTGAACCAAGGAATTAATTGTCCACAGAGAGGAGAAGCTAGAGCAACAGAAGACACAAAGAAGGTGGTATTGCTTATGAGACTGAGGGGCGAATGGACAGAATTCCAAGATTACACCCAGGTTACTGCCTTTGGTGCCCTTAAAATATTTAACCTGAATTTACCTTATGCTGGGCAGTCTGTAGAAGACTTTACCTATGTCCCTCTTCTAACCTTGTAACAACCCTGTGAGGGGTGCATTTActctcattttatggatgagataACGGCAGCGCAGGGAGCTTGAAGGGCCTGCCCAAGGTCATCCAGCAGCTCCACTTATTTCTGGAATCAGTGAAACAGAGTTTTACTGCTAGAAGTTGAAAAAAGTCAGAGAGGTACATCGTTGCTTTCCAGGCCCAGCACAGTCagattctctgtttttatttacaaacttattcttttttcttctcatcttaGTTTACTTGATGTGAATCACTCTAGTTGCCCTGTGACTCTGGCTTCAGAAactcccccctttctcccactcGTAATTGAGCCAATGGTTGCTGGCCGACTGCAGAGTGCGTGCTGGGCATTGTGCTGCGTGTTTTGGAACTGTGTCCGCCAACAACACTGCGCAGAGGTTTAAGATTTCAATTTTACACATGAGGCAACAGCCTTAGTGAGCTTACGCAAGTTGCCCAAGGCCAACAACTAGTGGGTGGCAGAGATTTCAGCTGAGGACTGTTCAGTGAAACTCCCCTTTAAAGTCCAGAACAAGCACTGCCTCCTTCAGCAAGTCTTCCTCCACCATTCTAGCACAGAGTCAGCTTGCCCTCCTCCAAACTAACTTGTCTTTACTGCTCCCTTGAGTCCAATCACAGTGCTTTGCACTGTTGCTTTGATAGGCATATATTATTTGTTGCCTTGCGGGATTTGAAGTCATTTCTTTGAAAGCTAAGAAATGACTTAGCTTCGATCGTTCCTTCTGTCTGcctccagtgcccagcacagcgcAGCATTCACAAGGGGCGGTTACTAAGAGCTTCTGGTTGGAAGTTCTAGCAGGGGAGCACAGGAACCCAAGAACCTTGGCCAAAGAATGGTCCCCTCTCGCTGAGAAGGGCATCTTCTTGACAGTGGAACAGCTTTCGGAGGGAAGAAGGTGAAGCAATGCTGTAGGAAACCAGGCAGATCAAAGGAATCAGCCAACAAAGGGGAGGTGTCCCGGATTACCCCTACCTCCGAGTTTCCAGTGGATAGATCTTAACCAAAGATCCTTCTTTTGTTTACcttaatttttagaagaaaactttaTTGTCTAAGAGCAGTAGTTGAGAATAAAGCACAGAGGTTTCCCAGTTGCATCCTATTCCCACATATGCATAGCCTTCCCCATCATCAACGTCCCCCACTGTAATTTTTACTGTCGACAAACCTACTTTGACACATCAACCACAGTCCGTCGTTTACATTAGGGGTTTAGTcgtggtgttgtacattctgtgggtttgggcaAACTTATAatacatgtatccatcattatagtatcatacagagtattcgtactgccctaaaaatcctctgttctgCCTGTacatcactcccccaccccaactcatGAAAACCACAGATCATTTTACTTAGCTTTAgctttttttcatagttttgccttttctagaatgttccATTGTTGGGATCATTCAGCGTGGAGCATTTTCAGATtgccttcttttacttagtaatatgtaCTTAAggctcctccatgtcttttcatggcttgaaaactcatttctttttagtgttcaCCTTAATTTTTAACATCTGTATTAAAAACGGGCCTCCGATCTAGGTAATCTAGGGATCTTAGTAAATAcagatttcttcatttttcaggtCATCCTTCCCTCCCTGGGGCTTCTGAGCACATGCAGAATTCACCTAGAAAAGCATTGCTCCTGACCCCATTTCCcttgtatttgttatttttattgattcaaCAACTAACATAACAATTAAATTGAAATTTAGGCAGAGAGAAATTGGTCCACAGTAGTAAGTAGCACTGTAACACAATAaccttttgtaaatatttcttagGTTTCTTCCTGTCTGTCCAGATAACACTAAGACTGGGAGGTGTGCGGCGTGTTGTATTTATGTAACCACTTTTTGGGTCTGGCAACAGGTTACATTGAACTTATGGCTATTAAATGTTAAATTGTAATTCTAGTTAACTTACAGGTAGATGTGTATTAAAGATTATGTAACTCTTTCCTACATGGGGACAAGAAACAGAGTTTTCATTGGCTAACATTGTATTTTCTCGAATTAGATGCTGATGGGAAGTTAAGTGTGAAGTTTGGGGTCCTCTTCCGAGATGACAAATGTGCCAACCTCTTTGAAGCTTTGGTAGGAACTCTCAAAGCTGCAAAACGAAGAAAGGTTGTTACGTACCCGGGAGAGCTACTTCTGCAAGGCGTTCACGATGATGTCGACATTATATTGCTGCAAGAGTAATGCGGTGTCACTCTCATTGTTCACTGTTATTTTCTGGTAAGCTGGAATATTTTCAAGTCAAAAGACAAACATGAGCAtacttaatgtatttttatagaattttgtAAACAAAAAAGAGACGTTTTAGAAGTCCATCCTTTTTCTATCTTGAAAGAAAATTTATGTATTACActgtcaaataaacaaaacctattATTTTTCTCAGGAATCTGGTTGGAAAATGTAGACATTGAGTCTTTCTTTTGGTGGGCATGTGAGAGTGCTTCATAAATCATTCTTAGACAATTTCTACAGATAATTGACATTCTGTGAAAGCGAGAAGCAAACTG
The Desmodus rotundus isolate HL8 chromosome 11, HLdesRot8A.1, whole genome shotgun sequence genome window above contains:
- the ABRACL gene encoding costars family protein ABRACL, producing MNVEHEVNLLVEEIHRLGSKNADGKLSVKFGVLFRDDKCANLFEALVGTLKAAKRRKVVTYPGELLLQGVHDDVDIILLQE